A window of Pseudophryne corroboree isolate aPseCor3 chromosome 1, aPseCor3.hap2, whole genome shotgun sequence genomic DNA:
GGGAACTTTAGGTTTAGGAGATTTGTGCACTTTCAGTTCCTCACATCGGGAGGAGCAAAGGAATACTGCAGGCAAAGCAGCATTGTTTTGAGAAGAAGCCCTGTGCTGTCGGTTTGATATAGTCATATCAGAGTGCTGACGTCTCATGCCTCCCGCAGATTCTTTGATGAAGGTTAGCTGACGCAGCATTCCAGATTTCTCAGATTCACTGTTTCGCACTTGGTTAAGACGACTGCTCTGGTTAGTGGGTCTTTTGCTAGGACTCTGTCGAGGACTAACATTGACAGATTCTAAAGCCAATGGGGAAGGACCAGGTGGACCACGAGGACTAGGCTTTTTCATATAGGGAATTCGTACTGGGGACTTCTGAGTCTTATTGCCAGGAACCTGAGGATTCCTAACCCCATTTGACTTTGGAGATGGTGGAGTCACTGGGGATTGTGCTTTGCGTGATGGTGTTGAATTTCTTGAGGAGCTTGAGGAAGGAGCAGTACTGATACGAGCTGGGGGTGTAGTACTTCGTTTGGGCAAGGTCATCTCTACTGCAAGATCTGGAGATTTTCCTAGTCGGTGAAGACTTCTAGACCGCATGGAGTTAGGGACTTTTGCGACTTCCTGAGGGGGATTACTCTGGTTTGATTGCTTGTTAGATgattttttctgttgtgctggcATGTAGATCACTGTCCTTCCACGGAAGACCATTGGGATATTAGAAGATGGATTTTTGCTTTCATTAACCACTTTTCTGCCTCTGTTACTCCTGGAACCCTCACTACTACTAGACAGTTGACTTGATCCTGAAACTTTAGAGCGCAGAGATCTATCTTTACTTTGTTTGTGCTGCCCAAACAGAGGCTGTCGGGCTGAGACAGAAGGGCTAGACATGAGGGAATCAGAAGAAGGGGCTCTGGAAATAATTGAAGATTCCCTGGAAATAGAGGCAGCAGCTTGGTGTATCCAGCTGACTATGGAATTAGCACCTTCCTTGATAGCTTCCCAGTCTACACTGTCTAGATCAGAGATACTTTCTCCATCTTGTGTTTTCTCCTCAGTAGTGATGTGCTGAGTTTCATTTTTGTTCTCGATATTCCTAAGCTTGTGCTTTCTTTTGCGAGCTGATGGTCGTCTCCTTCTGGACATTACTGAACTTGTGCATTTCTCTTCATCTGATGTGTGACTACCTGAGGATTCCCTGTATCCAACACGTTTACTTGATGCCCATCCCTGTGTTCTTAAGGAATGTTTAGTTGGTCTATCTTTCTTTCCCTGGGTACACACAGGCTCAAGGTCACTGAGAGAGCTCATGGAAGAGCTGAGAGAGTAACAAGGTATTGGTTCATCTTCTATCAAATTGCTAATCTTTGGCTGATTGCATTTATTGCCAGATATGGGTTCTTTGGCCTCTCGATTTGTTACTCCAGAGGACTGACAATGTTTTCGTGGAGATTTTGATGGTTCTATTTTTCTCTTAGGAGAAACTTTTCTTGAATTTACTGTATCATCCTCATAGAAGCAGTAAACTGCTTCCTCTGTAGGTGTAGTGTGACAAAAAGATGGGAAAGCAAAGTTGCCTTGCACATTTTCTCCCTGCTGTATGTCATGTCTTGTTAGATGACTAACAGAACTAGTCCCTCTTTTAGTGCTCCCAATACAGTTGGGAGAAAGGTTATGATGTGTATCAAAGCCTCTGATTACATCTGCTGTTTGATGCGTTTTCAAAGTATAAGCTGCATTTGTAGGTCTATTTGCTTTGTTATTGGTTTTTGATGGATCTGTACAGAAATAGTTTTTATTTTCCTCTGTAGCTTCTATACTTCCTAAGTTAAATGGCCTTCTTCCTTCTGCCTGATGATGACTCTCTAGCATGGTTCCATATTCTCTCTTCTCCCTACGGCTCCTTGGCCTTTCTCTCAAATCTTGTCCTTCTTTAAGAGAGTACTGGAGAGTTTCATCACTAAGAGAAGCAGCACTGGAGAAGTTCACAGGTGTTCCCTCTGCTGAATCTGTAAAAGATGAGTCATCGTTAACTAAATCTTTTTTGAAAGTGAAGTTTTTGTTTACTGCCAACTTTGTATGAGCAGGAACCAACATGTACACAGGTAACTGGACAGGTTTTTTGGTTTGGGAGTTCACAATGTGTCCGGAAAGCACAGATGTTTTCATTTTGCGTAGCCTGGGGGGCATGGCTGAGTTTATACATTCCTTTAGAATGTCAATATCATCATCTGAAACAAGCTCAATCTCAGATTTCTTCCTAACTCCCAGGAGTCTCTCCTCACATTTCTCATGTGCTACAAAGTTCAAACTGTTTTTCTCAGGAAAGGGAGGAATAAGTTTCAGTTCAACGTCTTTTTGAATATAATGTTCATGCAAGGGCAGAGCACTCAGGCTAGATGCACATGAGAAATTTTCAGTGGGTTTTTCCACTGTAAAGTAAATCATGGAGTCCATATCTCTTGGAATCTGAAATCTCTCTTTGAAGTCGGTTATCTCCATGAACTTTTTCACATTGTTTTCCCATTGGATGTTAAACTGACTGGCCTCCTTTTCTAGGTGGCTACTGGGGTCATAGTTTGGTGTTTTGCTTCTGCTTGGTGGCATGGTCTGCCCAGGACTATCTGGCAGCTCACTGGGACTAATTGTTCCACTGATCATCTCACTGCAGGGATCACTTTGAATGGAACTAGCAATGGAAGGACTCTCAAAGCTCCCTAAAGAACTGACTGAACTGCAGCGACTCATCACTAATGGTGTCTCCTGAATGTAGTTTTCTGAAGAGCTGGATGGAGTCATATCTTCATTCCTAGAAGGTGAGACATCTCGGAGGAAATGTTTCTCTGATTTTGATAGAGGAATACCAATAGGCTGGGATACTCCAGGGGAAAGATCATTTTTCTGAATAATTTTTTGCCTCCCTTTTTTATCCATATTACTATGACCATCCTCCACTTCAAGAATCTCTAAAGATGAATCACTATCTATGTCATTTTCACTATGACTTTGTCCATCTAGTAGGTTGTCCCCAGAGGATAGTGAGGAAAGAGAACTACATCTAGAAAAACATATTGGGGTTCCCTCAACTGCATATTTTTGCATCGATTCCTGCTCTCCAGTTGAGGAAGAGTGGACAGAAGCCTTTTCTTCAGCTTTTGAAAAAATATCAGATGTCTGTGATGGAATCATCCATGCTTTCTTCTTCCCAGAAAGAGCCTGATGAAAAACATTTGCAGGAAATCCAATCCCATTGTTTGTTAAATTGTCAATGCCAGATATGTGCTTGTAAGATGGAGATAGTtttatggtatgcaccatagtctcTGCTGGATATTTTTTGCTGGAGTCATCTAAAATGTTCTCATCCTTCCGTTCAATACTGTCCATACTCTTTAGTTGGGGAATTGATAAGTTTCTTTTCCTTGAATCAAGTAGTTCACTCTGTTCTTCTCTGAGTTGCCCTTGTTTCACCTGCTCCTCAGTAGGGTCATTTCTCTCTGGTTTGATAACAAGCACATTTTTTAGATCCAGGCGACTAGGACGTTTCTGGTACCTTTGCAGCTCTTCCTTGTAATCCATGAAGGCAGCTTTGCTGCACGGTTTCATATGCTCTTTTGGGCAATATCCATCACTTGTGCTTCCACTGTTAAGACTATCATTAGAGAGGCTGGTGTAAGCTGTTTTCAATCGTAAAAGTGCTTGAGCTCTGCTTATATTACCTCTCCTCACCATGCCACTGTTGTCAGAAAGTCTACAAGGCGAACAGGACTGAGCTCTGGCTTCATGAAGCTCATCTGAGCCATATGGCCAATCAATGCAGTGATCCTCTGAGCTGAGACTGAAGCTGTCATCAGACGATGTGTGCATTGTGGATATGTCTTCTACCAGTCTTTCTATTTTTGCCACTGCACAGGTAGCCAGTTTGTTAGCACCAAAAGAAATCTCATCCTGTGATTTCTTTAGCTCAAGTTTATTGCTATCTGATTTCTCTGACTCTAGACCCCTCCTTAAAGACCCGGTTCTTGGTATGTTCTGTCCCTGGGTGAAGGAGGAGTTTAAGTACATAGAAAGTACAGAGGAATTTCCTGTTTCTGCACTAATTGATGTGTTTGGAATTTCGTCATCATCAAAGCAGCCAGAATCCGAGGCATAATCTTTCACCAAGCTTTCTATGTGCCGTAAGGGGCCCTTGACTTGCTGAGATTTTAGCCCTTGTTTATCCATACAGTCAAAGGTTTCGGCCAAGTGCTTTGCATCAAGCTCAGCTTCCAGTGCtttctgctttctcatgtagagagATGGCATACAAGATCCTGGTGAAATGACAGCTGCGTCCTTGTATTTTAGTGGTCTGTGTGCCAGCAGGTTTCTCAAGGCAGCTGCACTTCCCATGGCGATCATTTTATGTTTGGAGTGGATGAGGTTGCGCAGCATACTGACACCTCCCAAATCCCACAGTAGCTCCTGATCTTGTGGACACCTAGCAGACagattccatagagtcccacacgcGTTGCTTACAATGGTCAAACTATGGGATTTAAGGTGCTGCAGCAGAGTCTGAAGACAGTTGTGATCTCGCAGGATATGCCTgtgaaacaaaaatatatatattcaaatagTTATAACTTTCTTTTAACAATGGACATTTCGGGGGGGAATTCAACTGCCGGGAAAGGGGGCGAGTTCCCGTTGCTGCAATGTTTAAACGCCATCAACGGCAGCCTGACACCCCTGCTTTGCCTCGGCCGATTCGCACACCTGTTCGCCCAAAAGTGCTACCTTGAGTGAGCACTTTTGAGTGAGATCCCCACCACCGTAAAGTGTGGCAGCGTTGGGCTGATTCGCCGTCCATCCGGCACATAACTGAATTCCCCCCCTTCATGTTTTTGATATGTAAATATAGTTAGCTTGCTGTTTATGTACATTTGATACATAACTACTTCCCACTGTTTACAAGAGCTGACTTTATTTCACGTCACTTGATTCCTCCAGGCCAGTCAAGCACATTTCTAGGGAAACTTCAATTAATGCAATAAAAATCTAAACATAAGACCCAACATCCTCTTACTGTCAATCTAGATATAAGATAGAAACTGAGCAGTATTTAAAAGGAAGTTGAAAATCTGGACTTAACGAAGTGGGTGACCTTGAAGTGTATGGATTTTATTGCTTTCCCCATTATGTAGATTTTGCAAAAGGGCTTCATAAGACGGTAAAGGGAGCTTGCACTAATGGACAATTAGGAGCCCTTATAAAGAAGCAAGGATGGTCCAAATTTCTTGTGATTCCAATTATTAACCTTAATCATATCTTTGGAAGCAGTATTCTAAGAATTTATGGAAAACATAAGTGATTAAACTAGGCAGCTCGCAGAGCGTGAGCCCTGATACTGGAAGTATGTGTATGGGGGGACATGTGAATGTATGGAGGAAGACATGGCAGAAAATTACACACCTGTGGCTGGCAGTGGAGTCGGGTACGTGAATGAATGTGAGAGCGGTTGATGAGGGGGGACCATTGAGAGAAAGGAAGCACTGAGGGTCCCCACTCCCACTGGCACATAACTTTATTCCAAACAGGACTCTGCAACGGGTACACTGCCTGACACCTTACTGCACATTACTAGCAACATGGGGCAAGTGCAGAGATGCAGTCCGTGTGACTGGTTATTAGCTGTCAGTCGTAGAGTCAGCTGTAATACAGAATGGAGGGGTCTGATGACATGTAAAAGCATGGAGAGGTATGATGGCATGTGAGGGAGTCTGATGGACATGTAAGGGGCATGTGGGTGGGGGCTTAGGACATGTGGGTAGATTTGAGAGGCATTTGGGGATGTTTGAATATGTGGGGAGTCTGATGGAATAGTTTTCCCATAGACATGATCTGTGCAAATGTTGCTTTTTAAAGTCAATAAAAAAAAGTGATTATGTGACCACTGGGGGCACACTATACCCTTTATTTAGGTAGAAGTGTATGTGGTAGAGAACAAGTGGGTGTGCGCTGGGTTTTTGCCCTGGGATAGATGAAAGAAGTCCACCCGAAAGACGCTGATCTAATTTTCAGTTTAGCCCTCTTCACTTCCTTATAGATCATAAATTATACACCAAAAATTCTGTTTTGTATGAAGCATCTTCATCACATAGAAATAATGTATAGGGATTAATGTTCCAGGTTTCATAAATTCTGATTtaggagttattcaggtttgttatcaaacaaaaaaaataagcaattgggcaaaaccatgttgcactgcaggtggtgcagatgtaacatgtgcagagagagttagatgtgggtgggatgtgttcaaaatgaaatctaaattgcagagaagaaataaagcagccagtatttaccctgcacagaaacaatataacccacccaaatctaactgaacatgttacatctgccccacctgcagtgcaacatggttttacccaattgctaacttttttggtttgctagcaaacctgaataaccccgttAATCGGTGaattaggggcctatttactaacagTGTGTTGCAGGAAATTTCCAGAAAAAAAGGTATTTTCAGAGGTTTCCCTAAAGAAAAGTATCTCGGAATTTCTGAAGGGATGACTACAGCATATATGAAATATATCTGCTTCAGTCCCTCCATTCGTAACCAGAAAATCAGATGATGAGTGTGTTAAATTATTAAATGTACTTGGTCCGATAGTGAATGCCATTGTAACCTGTGGACTACATGTTGCAAAATTTATGGGAGAAGGATCCTAAGGATGCCTCTACGTTAACTGTAGCTTGCATATGGCAAGTCCAATGACATCACATGCGCAATAAGAATGCTGAGCCCAAACCCAGAAGAAAAGTGATTGCAAACACAGGTGTATTTTTGATATATTTCCCAGATAATTTGTGATTgctgctatggggtatatgcaattagcggcgaatcgcggcaatttttcgcccgttttttaattcgacacaattcgaccgtctaatttcggctaGTGGGTGctaaaattgaccatattcaataaaaa
This region includes:
- the APC2 gene encoding adenomatous polyposis coli protein 2 isoform X2, whose product is MEVCARIGLVGSPASYDQLVRQVEDLKKENSHLRRELQDNSSQLSRLEHDTSDMKEVLKHLQGKLEHDVGTSAGHSDVFDQMKAVQGDIPGLYSQYASSAIGPPDAAVVLGRASGTPSLHSDTPQKKRRGESRSSGILKVELDRERSLLLGEIDKEETEKLWYYSQLQSLSKRLEELPQVETIDLIRQQLEFESEHLRCVLEERFGTADEMVQRAQIRGSRLEQIEQQLEEMQRTGNREQTIETSAILEPAMAETISQPEDNTGQPENKVEVVFWLLSMLATRDKDDMSRTLLAMSSSQDSCQAMRRSGCLPLLLQILHETERDVRTHESQGFKDARIRANATLHNVIFSQPDEGQAKKEMRVLHILEQIRSYTETCWDWMSSYEQTDVQDISPAPAPVEPQICQASCAIMKLSFDEEYRRAMNELGGLQAIAELLEVDYHMHRMTSDPLSLALRRYAGMTLTNLTFGDVVNKATLCSRRDCMQAIVAHLASESEELQQVASSILRNLSWRADINSKKILREVGSVISLMQCALRANKESTLKSVLSALWNLSAHSTENKASVCSVEGSLGFLVSTLTYKCQSNSLSIIESGGGILRNVSSLIATHDDYRHILRDHNCLQTLLQHLKSHSLTIVSNACGTLWNLSARCPQDQELLWDLGGVSMLRNLIHSKHKMIAMGSAAALRNLLAHRPLKYKDAAVISPGSCMPSLYMRKQKALEAELDAKHLAETFDCMDKQGLKSQQVKGPLRHIESLVKDYASDSGCFDDDEIPNTSISAETGNSSVLSMYLNSSFTQGQNIPRTGSLRRGLESEKSDSNKLELKKSQDEISFGANKLATCAVAKIERLVEDISTMHTSSDDSFSLSSEDHCIDWPYGSDELHEARAQSCSPCRLSDNSGMVRRGNISRAQALLRLKTAYTSLSNDSLNSGSTSDGYCPKEHMKPCSKAAFMDYKEELQRYQKRPSRLDLKNVLVIKPERNDPTEEQVKQGQLREEQSELLDSRKRNLSIPQLKSMDSIERKDENILDDSSKKYPAETMVHTIKLSPSYKHISGIDNLTNNGIGFPANVFHQALSGKKKAWMIPSQTSDIFSKAEEKASVHSSSTGEQESMQKYAVEGTPICFSRCSSLSSLSSGDNLLDGQSHSENDIDSDSSLEILEVEDGHSNMDKKGRQKIIQKNDLSPGVSQPIGIPLSKSEKHFLRDVSPSRNEDMTPSSSSENYIQETPLVMSRCSSVSSLGSFESPSIASSIQSDPCSEMISGTISPSELPDSPGQTMPPSRSKTPNYDPSSHLEKEASQFNIQWENNVKKFMEITDFKERFQIPRDMDSMIYFTVEKPTENFSCASSLSALPLHEHYIQKDVELKLIPPFPEKNSLNFVAHEKCEERLLGVRKKSEIELVSDDDIDILKECINSAMPPRLRKMKTSVLSGHIVNSQTKKPVQLPVYMLVPAHTKLAVNKNFTFKKDLVNDDSSFTDSAEGTPVNFSSAASLSDETLQYSLKEGQDLRERPRSRREKREYGTMLESHHQAEGRRPFNLGSIEATEENKNYFCTDPSKTNNKANRPTNAAYTLKTHQTADVIRGFDTHHNLSPNCIGSTKRGTSSVSHLTRHDIQQGENVQGNFAFPSFCHTTPTEEAVYCFYEDDTVNSRKVSPKRKIEPSKSPRKHCQSSGVTNREAKEPISGNKCNQPKISNLIEDEPIPCYSLSSSMSSLSDLEPVCTQGKKDRPTKHSLRTQGWASSKRVGYRESSGSHTSDEEKCTSSVMSRRRRPSARKRKHKLRNIENKNETQHITTEEKTQDGESISDLDSVDWEAIKEGANSIVSWIHQAAASISRESSIISRAPSSDSLMSSPSVSARQPLFGQHKQSKDRSLRSKVSGSSQLSSSSEGSRSNRGRKVVNESKNPSSNIPMVFRGRTVIYMPAQQKKSSNKQSNQSNPPQEVAKVPNSMRSRSLHRLGKSPDLAVEMTLPKRSTTPPARISTAPSSSSSRNSTPSRKAQSPVTPPSPKSNGVRNPQVPGNKTQKSPVRIPYMKKPSPRGPPGPSPLALESVNVSPRQSPSKRPTNQSSRLNQVRNSESEKSGMLRQLTFIKESAGGMRRQHSDMTISNRQHRASSQNNAALPAVFLCSSRCEELKVHKSPKPKVPSSPNRPARRTSSESPSRLPVRNMPPPPEPFKRYSSSPHINLPWSRVEGRTGQNTSKAEGTRVPRIDTVPGSTRATWRRIRDEDIPHILRSTLPACALPLSEEPIEPQRKMSDAVVQTEDFTIIKTNSSTSPTLESRNRPGMGSTIMSESGKASLAVVSLPTSRHNSPSRAARVTPFNYVPSPIMTVTEEAAGKVTSE
- the APC2 gene encoding adenomatous polyposis coli protein 2 isoform X1 encodes the protein MEVCARIGLVGSPASYDQLVRQVEDLKKENSHLRRELQDNSSQLSRLEHDTSDMKEVLKHLQGKLEHDVGTSAGHSDVFDQMKAVQGDIPGLYSQYASSAIGPPDAAVVLGRASGTPSLHSDTPQKKRRGESRSSGILKVELDRERSLLLGEIDKEETEKLWYYSQLQSLSKRLEELPQVETFSMQIDLIRQQLEFESEHLRCVLEERFGTADEMVQRAQIRGSRLEQIEQQLEEMQRTGNREQTIETSAILEPAMAETISQPEDNTGQPENKVEVVFWLLSMLATRDKDDMSRTLLAMSSSQDSCQAMRRSGCLPLLLQILHETERDVRTHESQGFKDARIRANATLHNVIFSQPDEGQAKKEMRVLHILEQIRSYTETCWDWMSSYEQTDVQDISPAPAPVEPQICQASCAIMKLSFDEEYRRAMNELGGLQAIAELLEVDYHMHRMTSDPLSLALRRYAGMTLTNLTFGDVVNKATLCSRRDCMQAIVAHLASESEELQQVASSILRNLSWRADINSKKILREVGSVISLMQCALRANKESTLKSVLSALWNLSAHSTENKASVCSVEGSLGFLVSTLTYKCQSNSLSIIESGGGILRNVSSLIATHDDYRHILRDHNCLQTLLQHLKSHSLTIVSNACGTLWNLSARCPQDQELLWDLGGVSMLRNLIHSKHKMIAMGSAAALRNLLAHRPLKYKDAAVISPGSCMPSLYMRKQKALEAELDAKHLAETFDCMDKQGLKSQQVKGPLRHIESLVKDYASDSGCFDDDEIPNTSISAETGNSSVLSMYLNSSFTQGQNIPRTGSLRRGLESEKSDSNKLELKKSQDEISFGANKLATCAVAKIERLVEDISTMHTSSDDSFSLSSEDHCIDWPYGSDELHEARAQSCSPCRLSDNSGMVRRGNISRAQALLRLKTAYTSLSNDSLNSGSTSDGYCPKEHMKPCSKAAFMDYKEELQRYQKRPSRLDLKNVLVIKPERNDPTEEQVKQGQLREEQSELLDSRKRNLSIPQLKSMDSIERKDENILDDSSKKYPAETMVHTIKLSPSYKHISGIDNLTNNGIGFPANVFHQALSGKKKAWMIPSQTSDIFSKAEEKASVHSSSTGEQESMQKYAVEGTPICFSRCSSLSSLSSGDNLLDGQSHSENDIDSDSSLEILEVEDGHSNMDKKGRQKIIQKNDLSPGVSQPIGIPLSKSEKHFLRDVSPSRNEDMTPSSSSENYIQETPLVMSRCSSVSSLGSFESPSIASSIQSDPCSEMISGTISPSELPDSPGQTMPPSRSKTPNYDPSSHLEKEASQFNIQWENNVKKFMEITDFKERFQIPRDMDSMIYFTVEKPTENFSCASSLSALPLHEHYIQKDVELKLIPPFPEKNSLNFVAHEKCEERLLGVRKKSEIELVSDDDIDILKECINSAMPPRLRKMKTSVLSGHIVNSQTKKPVQLPVYMLVPAHTKLAVNKNFTFKKDLVNDDSSFTDSAEGTPVNFSSAASLSDETLQYSLKEGQDLRERPRSRREKREYGTMLESHHQAEGRRPFNLGSIEATEENKNYFCTDPSKTNNKANRPTNAAYTLKTHQTADVIRGFDTHHNLSPNCIGSTKRGTSSVSHLTRHDIQQGENVQGNFAFPSFCHTTPTEEAVYCFYEDDTVNSRKVSPKRKIEPSKSPRKHCQSSGVTNREAKEPISGNKCNQPKISNLIEDEPIPCYSLSSSMSSLSDLEPVCTQGKKDRPTKHSLRTQGWASSKRVGYRESSGSHTSDEEKCTSSVMSRRRRPSARKRKHKLRNIENKNETQHITTEEKTQDGESISDLDSVDWEAIKEGANSIVSWIHQAAASISRESSIISRAPSSDSLMSSPSVSARQPLFGQHKQSKDRSLRSKVSGSSQLSSSSEGSRSNRGRKVVNESKNPSSNIPMVFRGRTVIYMPAQQKKSSNKQSNQSNPPQEVAKVPNSMRSRSLHRLGKSPDLAVEMTLPKRSTTPPARISTAPSSSSSRNSTPSRKAQSPVTPPSPKSNGVRNPQVPGNKTQKSPVRIPYMKKPSPRGPPGPSPLALESVNVSPRQSPSKRPTNQSSRLNQVRNSESEKSGMLRQLTFIKESAGGMRRQHSDMTISNRQHRASSQNNAALPAVFLCSSRCEELKVHKSPKPKVPSSPNRPARRTSSESPSRLPVRNMPPPPEPFKRYSSSPHINLPWSRVEGRTGQNTSKAEGTRVPRIDTVPGSTRATWRRIRDEDIPHILRSTLPACALPLSEEPIEPQRKMSDAVVQTEDFTIIKTNSSTSPTLESRNRPGMGSTIMSESGKASLAVVSLPTSRHNSPSRAARVTPFNYVPSPIMTVTEEAAGKVTSE